One Sulfolobus sp. S-194 DNA segment encodes these proteins:
- a CDS encoding transketolase C-terminal domain-containing protein, which yields MQVLKRKVLALVGNHAVAYAVKQAKPKVLAVFPITPQTTMLEKLAEYISSGELKAELVRIESEHSALASIYGAALAGARVFTATSSQGLLYMTEMIYWAGGQRVPIVAAVATRAIAEPWSIWDDHQDFVSKRDAIWIQIMAENVQEAYDMTIQAFRISEDERVILPVMMGFDGFILTHTMERVEVLEDYEVDSFLPPRQFNLIDFSDPVGVGPIAQPDEYMKIKFEAMKAMERAKGVIEEIMREYEKISGRKQYGLVECYKCEDAKYAFVTMGAWSGDAKVAVDRLRDQGIEAGLLKIRVFRPFPKEKVEEYLRSMKGVIVFDRAVSFGSGGILANEVKSSLYGLEVPVYNVVAGLGGKDVRPLHFQKVMEDLVEGKLEEERWLL from the coding sequence ATGCAAGTTTTAAAGAGGAAAGTTCTAGCTTTAGTCGGTAATCACGCAGTTGCTTATGCTGTTAAGCAAGCTAAACCCAAAGTTTTAGCAGTATTCCCAATAACTCCTCAAACTACAATGTTAGAAAAACTCGCTGAATATATAAGTTCAGGTGAACTAAAGGCAGAGCTTGTAAGAATAGAGAGTGAGCATTCAGCATTAGCTTCAATTTATGGTGCAGCATTAGCTGGTGCTAGAGTTTTCACTGCTACTTCTTCTCAAGGACTTCTATACATGACTGAAATGATATATTGGGCCGGAGGTCAAAGAGTTCCTATTGTTGCTGCAGTTGCAACTAGAGCTATAGCTGAGCCATGGAGTATTTGGGATGATCATCAAGATTTCGTAAGTAAAAGAGACGCCATATGGATTCAAATAATGGCAGAAAACGTGCAAGAAGCTTACGATATGACAATACAAGCTTTTAGAATTTCAGAAGATGAGAGGGTAATCTTACCAGTCATGATGGGATTTGACGGCTTCATATTAACTCATACAATGGAAAGAGTTGAAGTGCTTGAAGACTATGAAGTTGATTCGTTCTTACCTCCGAGACAATTTAATTTAATTGATTTTTCCGATCCGGTAGGAGTAGGCCCAATAGCGCAACCAGATGAGTATATGAAAATAAAATTTGAAGCTATGAAAGCCATGGAGAGAGCAAAAGGAGTTATTGAAGAAATAATGAGAGAATATGAGAAAATCTCTGGAAGAAAGCAATACGGACTTGTTGAGTGTTATAAATGTGAAGATGCTAAATACGCTTTTGTAACTATGGGCGCATGGAGCGGAGATGCGAAAGTTGCGGTAGACAGATTAAGAGATCAGGGTATTGAGGCAGGATTATTAAAGATTAGAGTATTCAGACCATTTCCAAAGGAGAAAGTTGAGGAGTATTTAAGGTCAATGAAAGGTGTAATAGTATTTGATAGAGCCGTATCTTTCGGCTCTGGAGGCATTTTAGCAAATGAAGTAAAATCTTCTCTTTACGGGTTAGAGGTTCCAGTTTATAATGTTGTAGCCGGTTTAGGTGGTAAAGATGTCAGGCCTTTACACTTCCAAAAGGTAATGGAAGATCTAGTTGAAGGTAAGTTAGAAGAGGAGAGGTGGTTGTTATGA
- a CDS encoding 4Fe-4S binding protein: MIKVPEGIPIARPKIGSAGNTGLWRVERPEIHYDKCTKCRLCVLYCPENTIDLLENLFPKIDYDYCKGCGVCAQVCPPKAIDMVREVK, from the coding sequence TTGATTAAAGTCCCAGAAGGAATCCCAATTGCACGACCAAAAATTGGCTCAGCTGGAAATACTGGACTATGGAGAGTTGAAAGACCTGAAATTCATTATGACAAATGCACTAAATGTAGACTATGTGTGCTATATTGCCCAGAAAATACAATAGATTTGTTAGAGAATTTATTCCCTAAAATTGATTATGATTACTGCAAAGGTTGTGGCGTTTGTGCACAAGTTTGCCCACCTAAGGCTATAGATATGGTTAGGGAGGTGAAATAA
- a CDS encoding 2-oxoacid:acceptor oxidoreductase family protein produces the protein MLIEIALRGRGGQGVVTAGELMVKATVLEDKYAQSIPFYGGERRGAPVVSFLRLSDKPILLHREVYNPDGVAIFDPSLTKIMDVTQGIKEDGFLLINTPEAKKIWKNEYIVDATSIAKDLGLVIAGWAVVNTTMIGALAKILGMPSLTSLEEAIKEEFKGKLGELNAEAIERGYKEVKRVD, from the coding sequence ATGCTTATCGAAATAGCCCTAAGAGGTAGAGGAGGACAAGGAGTAGTTACTGCAGGAGAATTAATGGTTAAAGCAACAGTTCTTGAGGATAAGTACGCGCAGTCAATTCCCTTTTATGGGGGAGAAAGAAGAGGTGCCCCAGTTGTATCATTTTTACGTCTCTCAGATAAACCGATTCTTTTACATAGGGAAGTATACAATCCAGATGGAGTAGCGATTTTTGATCCTTCCTTAACTAAAATTATGGATGTAACACAGGGTATAAAAGAAGACGGTTTCTTATTAATTAACACACCAGAAGCAAAGAAAATTTGGAAAAATGAGTATATTGTGGATGCAACATCAATTGCTAAAGATCTAGGTTTAGTAATAGCAGGATGGGCAGTAGTTAATACTACAATGATTGGTGCTTTAGCTAAAATTTTAGGAATGCCTTCTTTAACCTCTTTAGAGGAGGCGATAAAAGAAGAATTCAAAGGAAAACTTGGTGAATTAAATGCTGAGGCTATTGAAAGGGGATATAAGGAGGTGAAAAGGGTTGATTAA
- a CDS encoding 3-methyl-2-oxobutanoate dehydrogenase subunit beta: protein MSLITQVKRIPKFYRGNAACPGCPIPRELDILIEELGEKTVLVVPASCSTVILGDTSGMPATVPVVHSAFAASAAIASGIVRALRMRGDKDAIVTVWAGDGATGDIGFATLSGAAERNEDILYICYDNEAYMNTGIQRSGLTPKGAWTTTTPEGKREVKKPLPFIIAEHKVPYVATASIAYIYDYEAKMRKAKQIRGFRYIHLLSPCPPGWRFDSSLTIEIAKLAVETGVWPLFEIENGEFRLTSVSKTLLDKKNRKAVAEYLKLQGRFNKLTEEQIKEIEESIDEMWEQIKEMIKK, encoded by the coding sequence ATGAGTTTGATCACTCAGGTTAAAAGAATTCCCAAATTCTACAGAGGAAATGCTGCTTGTCCAGGCTGTCCAATTCCAAGGGAATTGGACATACTAATTGAGGAATTAGGAGAGAAAACTGTACTAGTCGTTCCAGCATCATGCTCTACAGTAATTTTAGGAGATACTTCTGGGATGCCAGCAACAGTACCAGTGGTTCACAGTGCTTTTGCTGCCTCAGCTGCAATAGCTTCTGGTATTGTTAGGGCTTTAAGAATGAGAGGAGACAAGGATGCAATAGTTACAGTATGGGCTGGTGATGGTGCCACTGGAGATATAGGTTTCGCTACTTTAAGTGGCGCAGCTGAGAGAAATGAGGATATCCTTTACATATGCTATGATAACGAAGCTTATATGAATACTGGAATTCAGCGTTCAGGCTTAACTCCTAAGGGGGCTTGGACTACTACAACTCCTGAAGGTAAGAGAGAGGTTAAAAAGCCTTTACCATTCATCATTGCAGAACATAAAGTACCATATGTTGCCACTGCGTCAATTGCTTACATATATGATTATGAAGCTAAGATGAGGAAAGCTAAACAGATTCGAGGATTTAGATATATACACTTATTGTCCCCATGTCCACCTGGTTGGCGGTTTGACTCAAGTCTAACAATTGAGATTGCAAAGTTAGCAGTAGAAACAGGTGTTTGGCCATTGTTTGAAATAGAGAACGGAGAATTTAGATTAACAAGTGTTAGTAAGACACTACTTGATAAGAAGAACAGAAAAGCTGTGGCAGAATACTTGAAATTACAAGGTAGATTTAATAAACTCACTGAGGAACAAATTAAAGAAATTGAGGAGTCAATAGATGAAATGTGGGAACAAATTAAAGAAATGATCAAAAAATGA